One window of Pirellulales bacterium genomic DNA carries:
- the rpsT gene encoding 30S ribosomal protein S20: protein MPNTKSAKKRLRQNLGRRTRNRAAKATLRTLVKKVRSALADGNAMQAQEQYRVAAKKLDQAASRRIIHRNAAARLKSRLSAAIKAAKQTQPAQA, encoded by the coding sequence ATGCCCAATACCAAAAGCGCCAAGAAACGTCTCCGCCAGAACCTCGGCCGCCGGACCCGCAATCGCGCGGCCAAGGCCACATTAAGAACGCTCGTGAAGAAGGTCCGCTCGGCGCTGGCGGACGGCAACGCGATGCAAGCCCAAGAGCAGTACCGCGTGGCCGCGAAGAAGCTCGACCAGGCGGCATCGCGGCGGATTATTCATCGCAACGCGGCCGCACGGCTCAAATCGCGCCTTTCGGCGGCGATCAAGGCGGCCAAACAAACACAGCCCGCTCAGGCATAG
- a CDS encoding tetratricopeptide repeat protein: MAEDTKGRQPIPPGKRKMLQQCFEAGSSKSASGNFDYAAQMFTQCVVGDPANLLYAQNFLANLQKKYNNNKSGAALAAMRSAKSKGGVTYASKRKDWLGVIASGLEVLKLNPWDTGTLAEMANACDHLQFEECQIVWLKGALEADIKDPEVNRLLGRALAKQGQFDQAIACWMRVQQAKPNDEEAHRAIANLQVEKTIHKGGYEDAESSTEVMADKQAMADRQGTGGQRLSPEQQLEKRIAKDPANISLYLELADLHVKQEQFTQAEAVLKRGLEASGGSLEVREYLEDVELRHARHQVLIAEKRAKAENSDEAVELYNRMKNELNNKELETYRNRCERYPTNLGYKYELGVRLFHAKNFQEGIRILQEARTDPKRKGMVLFWLGACFEAIKQYKLALTHYEEAIEHISDRSMDDRKRAMYRAGCVGMDRVKDYEKAEKHLNALAGLDFAYKDVGERLDKLQKLREDSET; this comes from the coding sequence ATGGCTGAAGACACCAAAGGCAGGCAACCCATTCCGCCGGGCAAGCGGAAGATGCTGCAACAATGCTTTGAGGCGGGCAGCAGCAAATCGGCGAGCGGCAATTTCGATTACGCCGCCCAGATGTTTACGCAGTGCGTGGTCGGCGACCCGGCCAACCTGCTCTACGCGCAAAACTTCCTGGCCAACCTCCAAAAAAAGTATAACAACAACAAGAGCGGCGCGGCACTGGCCGCGATGCGCTCGGCAAAATCCAAGGGCGGCGTGACCTACGCCTCCAAGCGCAAAGACTGGCTGGGCGTGATCGCCAGCGGTCTGGAAGTGCTCAAGCTGAATCCTTGGGACACGGGCACGCTCGCGGAAATGGCCAACGCTTGCGATCACCTCCAATTCGAAGAGTGCCAGATCGTCTGGCTCAAAGGCGCGCTCGAAGCCGACATCAAAGACCCCGAAGTCAACCGGCTGCTGGGCCGCGCGCTGGCCAAGCAGGGACAGTTCGACCAGGCGATCGCCTGTTGGATGCGCGTGCAGCAAGCCAAACCGAACGACGAAGAGGCCCATCGCGCCATCGCCAATCTGCAGGTCGAAAAGACGATCCACAAGGGCGGTTACGAAGACGCCGAAAGCAGTACGGAGGTGATGGCCGACAAGCAGGCCATGGCCGACCGGCAAGGGACGGGCGGCCAGCGCCTTTCGCCCGAACAGCAGCTTGAAAAGCGGATCGCCAAAGACCCGGCGAATATCTCGCTGTACCTCGAGCTGGCCGATCTGCACGTGAAGCAAGAGCAGTTCACCCAGGCCGAGGCGGTGCTGAAGCGCGGCCTGGAGGCGTCGGGCGGCAGCCTTGAAGTGCGGGAATATCTGGAAGACGTCGAGCTGCGGCATGCCCGGCACCAGGTGCTGATCGCCGAAAAGCGGGCCAAAGCCGAGAACAGCGACGAGGCCGTCGAGCTTTACAACCGGATGAAAAACGAGCTGAACAACAAGGAGCTCGAAACCTATCGCAACCGTTGCGAGCGGTATCCGACAAACCTGGGCTACAAGTATGAGCTGGGGGTGCGCCTGTTTCACGCCAAGAACTTTCAGGAAGGCATTCGTATTTTGCAAGAAGCCCGCACCGATCCCAAACGCAAAGGGATGGTGCTCTTTTGGCTGGGCGCCTGCTTCGAGGCCATCAAGCAATACAAGCTGGCTTTGACGCACTATGAGGAAGCGATCGAGCACATCAGCGACCGCTCGATGGACGACCGCAAGCGGGCCATGTATCGCGCCGGCTGCGTGGGCATGGACCGCGTCAAGGACTACGAGAAAGCCGAGAAGCACCTGAATGCCCTGGCGGGGCTCGACTTTGCCTACAAGGACGTGGGCGAACGTCTGGACAAACTCCAAAAATTACGCGAAGATAGCGAGACTTGA